The DNA segment CTTGAAAGAATTGCtacttagttgtattaaaaattaacaaagtatacaaggaattacaattaacgcaatacCAAATATGAAGTATGTATAAGGAATCAAGTAATcagcttctatacatagaaaaataatgaatgaaattatttttgtatttgattcagaTGGGTGTAATGTTAAAAATTAACACCACGCTTTCATTAACACAAATGCATAtgtgcagaggacgggcaacaacacaTGTGTCATCGCatcacaccccttaactcaacgcATTTTTAGAGGACaggcgcacggtatttctaccagcgcaacactacctcaacatagtgcatttttgctaaggaTGGGCTAACAATACATACGAGTGCAACACACTCCTCAATGCAATGCATTTAGGTATAATGGACGCAAAGCGTATCTTGTTATCAcaaaatgcacccatcatcgcgttGCATACCAAttgttatttttcctttttaattcatcactaacgcaagtcgaaaagactttgcggtgttcactgttttattcagtcattcacaaaaattttaagaacaatgctactaatgcatacaaattaatgaaattaaacatgacatggaaaTACATAAAGCactaaaggctaattctaatatgcagtaaataacgcaatttagaaagcagtaaatgaaagctgtaaagaaagcaagtaaacatagatctgtctcttatacacatctagatgtgtataagagacaggtttatgaTCTTTGCGGCAGTCCGCTGCCCTctaaaatgtcctccataaggggactcatgacaaagctccagaatgtgcttgacttcatgctcaggaacgcatcgaCGCAAAATGTGATCAAATCTAAGTCGATACAAGAAGGGatcatcccagaaataaaacttgACGTCATGTCTCAACTTTTTCTTCTATTGGTATGTATAGTCTTCTGGTACTTGACcgcaaactatgaagtttacaATATCCGCATAACATGGGACATTAACGCATACCGTCataagctgtctcttatacacatctagatgtgtataagagacaggcacttcatcaagcttgggtgaccaatccttcctggaggtactgactaccttctccaagatagttttgatctctctgttaaaaatctctgcctgcccattagttTGTGGGTGATAAGCGGTTGTAACTCTAtggctgacgttaaatttagtcaacaggttggtgatTATGCGGTTGATGAAATGTGAGCCTTCATCGCTGATTAAAGCTCGGGGCGTCCCATATCGGGCAAAGATATTCTTCTTGAGAAATTTCGCCACCGTGGTCGCATCGTTCTTAGCACATGCGACGGCCTCAACCCACTTCGATACATAGTCAATCGCGACTATGATgtattgatgaccttctgatggtggaaatgggcccataAGGTCGATTCCccacacatcaaataattcaatctcCATGATTGACGTCaaaggcatttcatttcttctagACATGTTCCCCTTCTCTGGCATCTATCGCACTGCATAACATGAGCATGGGCATCTTTAAATAGTgttggccagaaatagccaCTCTGTAGGATCTTTGCGGCAGTCCGCTGCCCTctaaaatgtcctccataaggggactcatgacaaagctccagaatgtgcttgacttcatgctcaggaacgcatcgaCGCAAAATGTGATCAAATCTAAGTCGATACAAGAAGGGatcatcccagaaataaaacttgACGTCATGTCtcaacttcttcttctactGGTAAGTATAGTCTTCTGGTACTTGGCTGCAAACGATGAAGTTtacaatgtccgcataccatTGAACATTAATACCTACCAACATCAGTAACTCatcagggaatctttcttcaatgtctttttctttctcctaaACCTCGTAATTCCAATCTTGACAGATGATCAGTGACTTGGTTCTCGGTTCCTTTCCGGTCCTTGATttctaggtcaaattcttgcaggAGTAACACCCATCGTATCAGTCTTGGTTTCGCATCCTTCTTAGTCAAAAGATATTTGATCGCAGAATGATCAGTATACACCACAACgtttgttccgattaagtactatcgaaatttctccagtgcaaataccaccgcgagcatttctttttccgtggttgtataattctcttgcgcatcattcaatgttttgctagcataatagataggatgcaataccttgtccttgcgCTGACTCAAAACTGTGCCCACTGCATATCCACTGGCATCACACATCAATGCAAACGGTGGCGTCCAATTCGGCGTAATCAGAATGGGTGCAGTGATGAgtgcatctttcaatgtgtgGAATGCTTCAGTGTACGCATCAACAAAGTCATATTCATGACCAGCCTCAAGAAGCAcacttaggggccttgcgatctaagagaagttgcgaataaatctttgATAAAACCCCACATGTCTCAGAAAACTCGTAAGCGTTTTCACGTTGACTTGTGGTGGTAGCTTGGAAATTATGTCGATTTTCGCCTGATCgacttccaatcctgccttcCATATTTTGTGACCTagcacaattccttcttcaaccataaagtggcatttctcccagttcagaacaagattagattccacacatctcttcaagactttctTAAGATtagataaacaggagtcataaGTATTGTcgaaaactgaaaaatcatccataaataccTCGACTGACATCTCtaagaaatctaaaaatatcGCCATCATACATCGTCGAAAAGTACCTGGTGCATTGTAGAGTCCAAACGGCATACGATGGAATGCAAACGtgccaaatgggcacgtgaaggttgtcttatcttgatccTCCAGCGCAATTGCAATTTGGTTTTACCCTGAGTATCCGTCAAGAAATtagaagaattcattcccagCAAGTCGGTCcaacatctgatcaataaatAAGAatggaaagtggtcctttttagtggtcAGATTTAATTTGCGGTAATCCATACAGATTCTCCACCCTGTAGTTGTCCTTGTGGGAATTAACTCATTCTTACTGTTGATGACGACTGTCATTCCCCCTTTCTTCAGAACGCACTGCATTGGGCTCACCCAACTGCTATCTGATATAGGGTAAATGACATCTGCatccagccacttcactatttctttctttataaccTCCCTCATGCATGGTTCAAACGAGTTGCCTCTCTATAGATCCCATTTTCCCTTCCTCAAGACGAATCTAATGCATGCAATACGAAGGAATGATCCCCCGAATATCCGCCAAGGTCCATCCCAAGGCTTTTGCATTATTTTTCAGGATCTGGATAAGTGCATCCTTCTTCTCTTTACTCAGGGAGGCAGATATAATAACTGGTAACGTGTTATTGCCTCCTAAATAAGCATATCTAAGGTGCACAGGCAACGACTTTAACTCTAGCATGGGTGGTTCTTCTAAGGATGGCTTAGTGTGTTGTGTtgttcgttcagataacttgattGTTTCAAAATCTAACTCAATTTGAATTGCGACGCAATTCTCCTCCCACATTTTGCCGATTCcaaaatcttcttcctccaactctTCTAGGGGTTCGTACCAAGGTTCTTCCTACAATTCCTCGTCATATTGACAATTATCCATATCACTCGGGTATTTAAACACATTGAGAACGTTGAATTTAACTTGCTGATCGTCTACCCTGATGGTAAGTTCTCCCTTCTGTACATCGATCAGGGCTCACCCTGTTGCAAGAAATGAgtgacccaagatgataggcacCTCTCTGTCAGCTTCATAATCTAATATGATAAAGTCAACAAGGAAGATGAACTTATCTACTTGCAGgagtacatcctctatcttgccctcgGGATGCATTATCGATCTATTGGCCAACTGCAATGTAATTGTGGTTGGTCTTGCATTGCCGATATTTAGCTTCTTGAAGATCGACAagggcattaagtttatacttgCCCCTAAATCACACAGTGCATTTCCGACCTTCTTCCCTCCTATTGAGCAGAGCAATGTGAAACTCCCAGGATCTTTCATTTTGGTGGGgatgttgttttgaaacagcGCACTGCATTCATATGTTAACGTAACAgtttcattttccccgatctttcttttgttagcaagtatatccttgaggaatttcacaTAGCTCGACATCTGTTCCAGAGattctattaagggaatattgatgtgtagttgtCGGAGAACATCCAggaacctctgaaattgcttactttcatctttcttcttcagtctggacgggaaaggtggaTGATCCTATCGTACTTCCTGTTCAATTGGTTGTTCATTGAGGTCCTGTGCTTGCTGTGTTTTAGTAActggaggttgcgttgatttTGAATTCAAGTCTTGTTGAGATTCTCCCTTGTAGATGTACTTACTTCTGAATTGGTGATTCTGTCATTAATGGTTGACTGGTCATCGTGGTGGTTAAATCTACTGGTCTTGACATTGAATCTGGTACAGGTGGCACGGGGACTGTTGTTTtaccacttctcaatgtcactgcttgacattgttctttatcACGTGGCTCCGATACTCCCGAACTACTGGGCAGCATACCATGTGTTTTATTCTTAAGTTCAATCGCAAGTTGTTCAACCTGCTCCTCTAGCACTCTAAGGGAAGAAGCATGTGATTGCCTAATTGCCTCGCTATTCTCGATATAATGTTTCAACAATGTTTCCAGAGAAGAGGTACTGTAAGAGCTGTCCGAAAAGAATGGTTGGTCATAGGGTTgtataatttgaaaattaccTGAGCTGTGATCCTGATTAATGAAGACCGGAGGATTGCCTCGATTCCCTTGATAATTGTTCTGATGATCACTTTGGCTCCCCTGGTTGTGATTCTCGTCCCAACTGAAAGTTAGGTGATTCTGccaaccagggttgtaggtgttgccGAACGGATCATTGTAGATAGAGTATACGAATTGCTGATTCCACGGGTAGACTTCCGCTAAATGTCCCTCTCCACATTGAACGCAATTCATTGCGGCCACGTGTGTCAACGCATTGACTTGCGCTGATTCATGAGAGAGATGTCTTTGCTGATTAGCCATAGTTTGAAGGAgcgaggtcattgtggtcatctggTCTATCAGGGTGTTCATTGTATCAGTTGGTACAACAACACCTTCTGCTCTTTCTTGCTCTAAACCTCTTTCCTCAAGCCCAGTATCTAACCATTCATCTGAATTTCGCGAAATGCAATCTAAGATGCTCTTTGCTTCCGTATACGACCTGTCCATCAATCCTTCTCCTGCGGAGGCATCAACAACTACTTGCGTTGGTTGATCCAAGCCAttgtaaaaagtctccatcagaatgcaatcgggaatcccgatatacGAACAACTCTTCACTAATTgtctgaatcgcacccaggcggtgctcaaagtttcataacccttctattcgaaattcaacacatccctctgtctccttgcgttgacggctGGAGGGAAAAATCTATTCATAAACCTTTCAACCAACTGATCCCATGCATTAATCTCATCTGGCTCTAACGACTGAGCCctcctctttgcttcatcccgcagTGTATACGAGAAAAGATATAATCTAAGTCCTTCTAgagtcacaccaggtatggagaatgcaCTACACATGTCTACAAAGCTAGTCAAATGAACATGCGGGTTTTCTCCTTGTAAACCTCCGAATTGTCCCGCATTCTAAATCCTTTCAAGCATAATTGGTCTCATCTCAAAACTTACATTCTCCACAATCGTGGGTCTTAAAATTCCAGGCGAGAAGTTATAGAAATTCAATGCCGCATAGTTTCTTATTGAAATGTTGCGATCAGCGACAAAAAAACCAGGATCTTGCGCTGGCCAGTTCACCTCTTGATTCTCTACGAGTGCTTCGTTCTTATTTGCCATATTTCTTCTCAACTTAAGTCGGCCCTGATGTGCTCTTGCACAAAAAATATacctgatctctgggtcagcttagaatttctagatcactccagtactcataaaccatcagactgctctccgtgataaacagccagtacaaagagttctgtcctgcaaaatatcacaaacgtactcaacactaaccgttaccaatccccggcaacaacgccataaacttgttaactTGAAATTGGTCGAATGCTGTGCATGCATGATGATGTGCTACTaactcatgttgccataaacttgtaatgctaAATGTATTCTTATGCTATGTTATTGATCATgcacattttatgcgatactacttctagatatatgtGTTGTTAATTATGTACTTGTAGTATTCTATGAAGTAattgttgtcacaagtttccttgcgctgaaaccaagtataattccaacgcaagtttcgcagagtaatccgaggtcgaacacagggattgtttttgTTAGTGTGTTACTTTTATGATACATGTgaccggtttttacaattaataagaattgggtttgtacatgaatttaaaattgTGGTAAAATAACATTGTGTTAATAAACTAAATTAcgatgaaaataaacctaagctaatgtgatacaaaatacaagatacatgatatacatgatactgagttcaagactgactgtgaagtttatacaaaggatcgtgatatgcgatgacaagtctttatggatgaatcaaaaggggaaagaataattagtacaaacgtcgcaagtttgttaattgcgttaaagatgtaactaaggttccgctttcccttggcgtatacCTCTCAGTGattggccgcgttcccatatctctatggtgaaacagggatgaacatagtgaacacaaggttgcttccatctttggaagtacttttcgctttagttaacacattcttccaaccctctctcgataggcggaatagcatcttcacttctgctctcacaggtgaagatgccatctagcatgtcttgactaaacttaattatttccttaacccaattaatttatgtttaattcttgctaattacccagggactaagaaaacgtcatggagaaaatgaattatgggtgaacggaaatagatagagaaatgataatggaaatgatcataacattcaatactaagattaaccgtctgatacatggtatgaatgatagactataaagatgaatacaagtgatgataaagagatagaaacaaatacagaagagtgttaacgtcttgacacagatctggacgatGGTCTTGCTTGCCGACGTATGGAATGATGAAcagaaagcttccctctcagactTGCTCGTCTGATAGAGGtaaccttcgtacagagcttcgaCGGCGGGGATCGGAAGGATTttttgccctgagactcacctctcggccttgtctcttaattcttcccggatctactctgattagtcgttcaaccagtctctctctcagatcagtatatatacacttttctctgtattcaagcaTACCTCTCAGTGAtttttcagaggctatttataggtgaagcttgactctttgcattgtggtccccactttattgttaaggcagatcatgaaatggtggagtgaatatttcttctattatgcaatcaatcccgtccGAAATgtacaacggtcagctgtacaagcgtcagaatcctccgcaactacgttgctcttcacatctttgatcGTTTTCCGGCATGcggtattattttttattatcgcatgtgGTTTAATCtgcgttgatcgcttagctcttgatcgatttctgcatgcgccgtcattgcattgatcgtctcttcattattgaatgacgggcgcaatgcgacatagaTGCATTGTTTCGTTTATCTTTGAGCTATGAACGCAtgtggtgacttgatttcctgtaaaaaagacttgaaacattcttttctaccatcgtaaTGGTGTcaatgggtgtattgacgacaatttataattcttgcatttcttagccaatttctatataatcgacgcaactttcatttcttttggccacaatatctaaataaaacagtataaataacttgtatttctacaagttatcaattagGTATGTTTGCCAAAATATGAACTCGGGccttcgaattagccttcatccacacctcatatgcattacaaacatttcgtggtgcatCAGGGGTTGGGACTTAAGGACAATCCTAAAAATTGACAATTTCGTGGTCATTTACCACGAAAAATGTTGTAATAGATTCTTTCCACGTCATGTAATTAAAACCGGTCAAagtagaaaaggcaactaatgGAAAATCAATCATTGACATTTTGCTGAACgaacaaacatattgatctacgttagattttagcataactctttaaaataaatccaatcaagtttagcataatctaaatgaaccccatatTACATCTagtttgcaatgacgcttcagtgatttagcCAAAAATCCACCGTAGGGTAGTTAATTtctcccttcactgaattgagaaactctcaactaatcattacaccagaataactcttattcctataacgatCAATCATCATTGATTTAGTCAAGAAATCATttacttgcttaacaatttcctgtaagtgtgacccttcattttagatcctagagttccgctTCAATTAGCCAATTgaagggaaaaaccgattggggcaaaaactaaagcaactctatccatttatggagttcgtCTTGAcgttgaccaactgcacaaaccatccgaagagggacgctcccagggtgcctcaaggccgtgcaagaaggtctcacagTGCAAACGAATGAAAAAGACCGCAGGACatattgacacacatccttctccaagttactataaatactctctccattcaccttgatattgacccatacaaacaccatcGAAGGGAgatgctcccagggtgccacgaggccaagcatgaatctcacggtgtgaatattaagggagaaacatgactgaaaaaatgacatatcatatatatcttttcctcccactgaccCATGCACAACCATTTGAAAGGGGATGTTCCCAGGGCGCCTCAAGAccgtgcaagaaggtctcacgatGCATACCAATGAAAAAGACCGCAGGACATATTaacacacatccttctcccaattacataaatactctctccattcaccttgatactgacccatgcaaacaccatttgaagagggatgctcccagggtgccacgaggccaagcatgaatctcacggtgtgaatattaagggagaaatgtgactgaaaaaattatatatcatatatatcttttcctcccactgggtattttaacaacctaggatttaatttacttaggaaaaatacggctaattagttttactaagtgattgtttaagtttgtcCAAAAGTAACATTTGCTTTGgtaagttaaacaattttgattaacattcattaaatactttaacaaatattaatcaacaattgcatgcttgtagcaaatctatctaattcacctttccagatatgttctcaggtaggggtgttccatttccgtcagcttaaataccccagcctagccaaccttagacaaaaggtctcttatagatatatttgctacaaatttaatcttttattaaaatcaacttaatcctattaaatccatttaaaagattaacctaatttctaatctcattagaaatttgtgagcttaggtctatctcaatcatattttaaaactatttttaaaatgattttacctaagtttgcatgtaactcttggttatttattttaatttctaacttcatttatttataactcttataaagtaaatgaaacaaattaaaactgACATTGCAAGTAAGACATACAtgagttatttataacaattataaattaacctaaggtttcgtcatgcttcatgcaatgttcattcattactaatatataacttttatataaacaagtaatgaactTAGAAGAGCATACATTCCATGCCAAcatacaaccttatattataacatttataataaatgatgcataaatattctataatgcatgcatacatata comes from the Benincasa hispida cultivar B227 chromosome 5, ASM972705v1, whole genome shotgun sequence genome and includes:
- the LOC120077408 gene encoding uncharacterized protein LOC120077408: MCSAFSIPGVTLEGLRLYLFSYTLRDEAKRRAQSLEPDEINAWDQLVERQLVKSCSYIGIPDCILMETFYNGLDQPTQVVVDASAGEGLMDRSYTEAKSILDCISRNSDEWLDTGLEERGLEQERAEGVVVPTDTMNTLIDQMTTMTSLLQTMANQQRHLSHESAQVNALTHVAAMNCVQCGEGHLAEVYPWNQQFVYSIYNDPFGNTYNPGWQNHLTFSWDENHNQGSQSDHQNNYQGNRGNPPVFINQDHSSGNFQIIQPYDQPFFSDSSYSTSSLETLLKHYIENSEAIRQSHASSLRVLEEQVEQLAIELKNKTHGMLPSSSGVSEPRDKEQCQAVTLRSGKTTVPVPPVPDSMSRPVDLTTTMTSQPLMTESPIQNALFQNNIPTKMKDPGSFTLLCSIGGKKVGNALCDLGASINLMPLSIFKKLNIGNARPTTITLQLANRSIMHPEGKIEDVLLQVDKFIFLVDFIILDYEADREVPIILGHSFLATGCWTDLLGMNSSNFLTDTQGKTKLQLRWRIKIRQPSRAHLARLHSIVCRLDSTMHQIARPLSVLLEAGHEYDFVDAYTEAFHTLKDALITAPILITPNWTPPFALMCDASGYAVGTVLSQRKDKEKEKDIEERFPDELLMLVGINVQWYADIVNFIVCSQVPEDYTYQ